A stretch of Cyanobacterium sp. HL-69 DNA encodes these proteins:
- a CDS encoding Arylesterase-like protein has translation MQTFGTRQTIQFKPQPLKVIAIGDSLIYGYGDREGGGWVERLKRRWMYGEKEHVLYNLGIRGDRTSQVKERLALEYKYRGELRNRYPDRIIISVGVNDSPRLGRKAGRNLTDYDKFCQDIEELLNQAQQLCPVFFIGMIPVNEEKMPFLDCFYYNRRDQYRYKEATKQACEALNIPYLDTFDLWTSRGENWIKNHLCEDGLHPNVQGYQSIYQDIIQWQPLQLMIEKYPS, from the coding sequence ATGCAAACATTCGGTACTCGTCAAACTATTCAATTTAAACCCCAACCTCTAAAAGTCATTGCCATTGGTGATAGTTTGATTTATGGTTATGGTGATAGGGAAGGGGGAGGATGGGTTGAGCGTTTAAAGCGTCGTTGGATGTATGGTGAAAAGGAACACGTATTGTATAATTTAGGTATTAGGGGCGATCGCACTTCCCAAGTAAAAGAAAGATTAGCCCTAGAATATAAATATCGTGGAGAATTAAGAAACCGTTATCCCGATAGAATAATCATCTCCGTAGGTGTCAACGACTCACCAAGACTAGGACGCAAAGCAGGAAGAAACCTCACCGATTACGATAAATTCTGCCAAGACATCGAAGAATTGTTAAACCAAGCCCAACAACTTTGCCCAGTTTTTTTCATTGGCATGATACCCGTTAACGAAGAAAAAATGCCCTTCCTAGACTGCTTTTATTATAATCGTCGAGATCAATATCGCTACAAAGAAGCCACCAAACAAGCCTGTGAAGCCCTTAATATTCCATATCTCGATACCTTTGATTTATGGACAAGTAGAGGAGAAAACTGGATAAAAAATCATCTTTGTGAAGACGGATTACATCCCAATGTACAAGGCTATCAATCAATATATCAAGACATCATCCAATGGCAACCCTTACAATTAATGATAGAAAAATACCCGAGTTAA
- the chlM gene encoding magnesium-protoporphyrin O-methyltransferase ChlM, whose product MTTTLKNKVDDKKVVKEYFNATGFERWRNIYGNGTVNKVQLDIRQGHQQTIDKVVKWLQDDGNLSQLSICDAGCGVGSLTIPLAQDEATVFASDISAKMVGEAAEKIKQVMTNPRNVRLAVQDLESIRGEYDTVICLDVLIHYPTEDAAAMISHLASLAKSRLILSFAPKTPFLTILKKIGEFFPGPSKTTRAYQHKEEDIIKILNDNGFNIKRQEMTSTSFYYSRLLEAVR is encoded by the coding sequence ATGACAACTACACTAAAAAACAAAGTTGATGATAAAAAAGTCGTCAAAGAATATTTTAATGCCACAGGGTTTGAACGTTGGCGTAATATTTATGGCAATGGTACAGTAAACAAAGTACAGCTAGATATTAGGCAAGGACATCAACAAACCATCGATAAAGTAGTAAAGTGGTTACAAGATGACGGTAATCTTTCCCAACTATCTATCTGCGATGCAGGTTGTGGAGTTGGTAGTTTAACCATTCCCCTCGCCCAAGATGAGGCAACGGTTTTCGCCAGTGATATATCTGCCAAAATGGTAGGAGAAGCCGCCGAAAAAATTAAACAGGTAATGACAAATCCCCGTAACGTTAGGTTAGCGGTGCAAGACTTAGAGTCTATTCGGGGAGAGTATGACACCGTTATTTGTTTAGATGTACTTATTCACTATCCCACCGAAGATGCCGCCGCAATGATTAGCCATCTTGCTTCCTTGGCAAAGTCTCGATTGATTTTAAGTTTTGCACCCAAAACTCCCTTTTTAACTATTTTAAAGAAAATTGGTGAGTTTTTTCCGGGGCCAAGTAAAACCACTAGGGCTTATCAACATAAAGAGGAAGATATTATTAAAATTCTTAATGATAATGGTTTTAACATCAAACGCCAAGAAATGACTAGCACCAGTTTTTATTATTCTCGTCTGTTAGAAGCCGTTAGATAA
- the devB gene encoding ABC-type glycolipid efflux pump membrane fusion component DevB, producing MSDRTSVFADNGKKWIIISAILGLITLIGSAIYVIQRTNTQSQTEESNTPSVATIEAVSALGRIEPEGDVVVVAASPAMAGAKVRSLLVSQGDFVARGEIIAITTDYETKQAELERARRDLEVAQANLAIVRAGAKEGQIDAQQATVERLQAQIATQREVDNARLSRLRAQITSETIERQATVDRLQAELDNAQNELRRYQDLVRDGVVSQSEFETRELTFQAAQKRFQESEATYQKTINTLNAEIAEVEAITQQNVRTLTQQINEAQGRLEEIREVRGVDVDASEAEVSRAMAGVNQAQVELELTQIKAPINGQIIEVIAREGENIDNAQGVVEMANIDQMLVVAEVYETDIGRVQIGQEATIESENNTFSEQIRGNVIQISSKIGKKDVLETDPAASIDARVVEVKIAVNPEYNDVINSLIYSQVFVQILL from the coding sequence ATGAGCGATCGCACCTCAGTCTTCGCCGATAATGGTAAGAAGTGGATAATCATCTCTGCCATCCTGGGGCTAATCACCCTTATCGGTAGTGCCATCTATGTCATCCAAAGGACAAATACCCAGAGTCAAACCGAGGAATCTAACACCCCTAGTGTAGCCACCATTGAGGCCGTAAGTGCATTAGGACGCATCGAACCTGAAGGGGATGTGGTGGTGGTGGCAGCCTCTCCTGCCATGGCTGGGGCAAAGGTTAGAAGCCTATTGGTATCCCAAGGAGATTTTGTGGCAAGGGGAGAAATTATCGCCATCACCACCGACTATGAAACCAAACAAGCAGAATTGGAAAGGGCAAGAAGAGATTTAGAAGTAGCCCAAGCTAATCTCGCCATCGTTAGGGCAGGGGCAAAAGAAGGACAAATCGACGCCCAACAGGCTACCGTAGAGAGGTTACAAGCTCAAATTGCTACCCAAAGGGAAGTTGATAACGCCCGACTCAGTCGTTTGAGGGCGCAAATTACCTCCGAGACAATAGAAAGACAAGCCACCGTAGACAGATTACAGGCAGAATTAGACAACGCCCAAAATGAATTACGCCGTTATCAAGACTTGGTTAGGGATGGGGTAGTATCTCAATCGGAATTTGAAACGAGGGAGTTAACTTTTCAAGCCGCCCAAAAACGTTTTCAAGAATCAGAAGCTACCTACCAAAAAACCATTAATACCCTCAATGCCGAAATCGCTGAAGTAGAAGCCATTACCCAACAAAATGTCCGCACCCTCACTCAACAAATAAATGAAGCCCAAGGAAGGTTAGAGGAAATAAGAGAGGTTAGGGGGGTAGATGTCGATGCCTCCGAAGCAGAAGTAAGTCGTGCCATGGCAGGGGTAAATCAAGCCCAAGTGGAGTTGGAGTTAACCCAAATAAAAGCCCCCATCAATGGACAGATTATTGAGGTAATAGCCCGTGAGGGGGAAAATATTGATAATGCCCAAGGGGTGGTAGAAATGGCCAATATTGACCAAATGTTGGTGGTGGCAGAAGTTTATGAAACTGACATTGGTAGGGTACAAATAGGACAAGAAGCTACCATTGAAAGTGAGAATAATACTTTTAGTGAGCAAATTCGGGGAAATGTTATTCAAATTAGTAGTAAAATTGGCAAAAAAGATGTCTTAGAAACTGACCCCGCCGCCAGTATTGATGCTAGGGTTGTAGAAGTAAAAATTGCCGTTAATCCTGAATATAATGATGTCATAAATAGCCTTATTTATTCACAAGTATTTGTACAAATTTTATTATGA
- a CDS encoding Bacterial cell division membrane protein produces the protein MKKYLPFFILGLSAIAFPLLLYGLSGIKGFILGILLVIAGAYLYKYPQTSLYMLLIYLCFGGTITYLIPGTYTINGPYISFTSQYAILQIIIDVFYIPPVIAIILSYKKQDYQENYQKYRAIIWSTIAFFVIALLHFLFVNIPNYFDGEQGNQILVGIIGLKIWLGYIPLILCGYYLTKSKKHLNRIIQLQIVLILICCVLTLFQYYALKAGLCIGSVDLPAPAFNRTTLQARCLIGGSLLYYPDWDLIRLPGTFVAPWQWGWFLISSIFFAVIGTILLEEKIWNYLSWLSCFLLVICSIISGQRIALLLVPLFLIILELITENKIKKIAFKIGGIVFITIISLNLGFVQSAINNFLGRWNVSPPTEFFINTLSTVLDNQSSIFGNGIGVTLSAARRFGNVRLIEIFPAQLIYEMGFIGLISFYTFATILVIFGYKAYKKVKDKAIKKVALCLWIFVVFISYNPYYYPLIVDPVNVYYWLTFGILLKLPSVEKNQESAMIINEDPN, from the coding sequence ATGAAAAAATATCTGCCTTTTTTTATTTTAGGACTAAGTGCGATCGCCTTTCCCCTGTTATTATATGGATTATCAGGAATAAAAGGTTTTATTTTAGGAATACTATTGGTAATAGCAGGGGCATACCTGTATAAATATCCCCAAACTAGCTTGTATATGTTACTCATATATCTATGTTTTGGTGGTACGATTACTTATCTAATTCCCGGTACTTATACTATTAATGGACCATACATCAGCTTTACTTCTCAATACGCTATCCTGCAAATCATCATAGATGTATTTTATATTCCCCCAGTAATTGCCATCATCCTAAGCTACAAAAAACAAGACTATCAAGAAAATTATCAAAAATATCGAGCAATAATTTGGAGTACAATAGCTTTTTTTGTCATTGCATTACTACACTTCCTGTTTGTTAACATACCCAATTATTTTGACGGTGAGCAAGGAAATCAAATATTGGTAGGTATTATAGGTCTAAAAATATGGTTAGGATATATCCCGTTAATTTTATGTGGATATTATCTTACTAAAAGCAAAAAACATCTTAATAGAATAATCCAACTACAAATAGTCCTCATCCTAATCTGTTGTGTGTTAACCCTATTCCAATATTATGCCCTCAAAGCAGGACTATGTATCGGTAGTGTTGACTTACCAGCCCCTGCCTTTAATCGTACAACTCTACAAGCTAGATGTTTAATCGGAGGCTCATTACTATACTATCCTGACTGGGATTTAATTCGTTTACCAGGAACATTTGTTGCCCCTTGGCAGTGGGGATGGTTCTTGATTTCTAGCATCTTTTTCGCAGTTATTGGGACTATTCTTTTAGAAGAAAAAATATGGAACTATCTTAGTTGGTTATCTTGTTTTTTATTGGTAATTTGTAGTATTATTTCAGGTCAAAGAATAGCACTATTATTAGTACCACTATTTTTGATAATTCTTGAATTAATTACTGAGAATAAAATCAAAAAGATAGCCTTTAAAATAGGTGGAATAGTTTTCATTACAATAATTAGTCTAAATCTTGGTTTCGTACAAAGTGCCATTAACAATTTTTTAGGGCGTTGGAATGTGTCACCCCCTACGGAATTTTTTATTAATACCCTTTCCACAGTGTTAGATAATCAAAGCAGTATTTTTGGTAATGGAATAGGAGTAACCCTTAGTGCCGCCAGAAGATTTGGGAATGTTCGTTTAATCGAAATTTTTCCTGCTCAATTAATTTATGAAATGGGATTCATTGGGCTAATTTCTTTTTATACCTTTGCCACAATTTTAGTGATATTCGGTTACAAGGCTTATAAAAAAGTAAAAGATAAAGCCATCAAAAAAGTTGCTCTATGTTTATGGATTTTTGTTGTTTTTATTAGTTATAATCCATACTATTATCCCCTGATAGTAGATCCTGTAAATGTTTATTATTGGTTGACTTTCGGTATTTTACTCAAACTACCAAGTGTGGAAAAAAACCAAGAATCAGCTATGATTATTAATGAAGATCCTAATTGA
- a CDS encoding Exonuclease SbcC: MKLISLQANNFRQFYGETPVISFSGGEKHTTIIHGNNGAGKTTLLNAFTWVLYEKFTPAFSSPHLLINKKAINEAEIGVNIECSVMVVFDHNYFRYQVKRRFFVSRNAQNKLENSQSTLTMMVTADDGTTKYPHEKPEDIIERILPSSLHQYFFFDGEQIEQIFRSGERKKIAEDTKELIGVKFIERAVIHLKNAKKTLQDELSVLGDIEVKQTIRQKRDLEQEKEEKEEQNKLIISRLHKLAEDKQNISSQLLEMSGVKNLETLRNKLLQDAKHYRIQLGNHRQKIKQIVSRQGYLIYLVGAIAQFHIIVDKLREKGQLPSGIKKEFVNHLLEQNRCICGTELREGNQPYEEVKQWMNKAGVAKMEEEAIRLDVQVKTIESYPENIYQEIDQYQYQIGEYREKLSQIENEIDKINDQLRVYPDKNIQSAQKELDNIEQHIRKLTLNQGETNLQIETITENIKTLEKTIKKQEIKAEKYQLTQKRINATEESIKCLQEVKIRLENQFRLALEKRLQEIFSTISFTPYQPQLNENYELNLIENTSGIPLDVAASTGENQILSLSFIGAIIDMVKQWSTEDSIVKPSAHQFPIIMDSPFGSLDEIYRTQVAKAIPQLANQLVVLVTKTQWRMEVEKEMDNYIHRQYVLVYRSPKQDCQEDYITLYGKQYPLVKKSDNQFEYTEIIEVSQPVTIPEKFW; this comes from the coding sequence ATGAAACTAATCTCTTTACAAGCTAATAATTTTAGGCAGTTTTATGGGGAGACTCCTGTTATTTCTTTTAGTGGAGGGGAAAAACACACTACTATTATTCATGGTAATAATGGTGCGGGAAAAACTACTTTATTAAATGCTTTTACTTGGGTATTGTATGAAAAGTTTACTCCTGCTTTTTCGTCTCCCCATTTGTTAATCAATAAAAAGGCGATTAATGAAGCTGAAATAGGGGTAAATATTGAATGTTCAGTAATGGTAGTATTTGATCATAATTACTTTCGTTATCAGGTAAAAAGAAGGTTTTTTGTCAGTCGAAATGCTCAGAATAAACTAGAAAATAGTCAATCTACTTTAACTATGATGGTGACGGCCGATGATGGCACTACCAAATATCCCCATGAAAAACCAGAGGACATTATTGAGAGAATTTTACCTAGTAGTTTACACCAATACTTCTTTTTTGATGGAGAACAAATTGAGCAGATTTTTCGTTCTGGAGAAAGGAAAAAAATAGCGGAAGATACTAAAGAGTTAATAGGAGTGAAATTTATTGAAAGAGCTGTAATTCATCTAAAAAATGCTAAAAAAACGTTACAAGATGAGTTGTCAGTATTAGGCGATATAGAGGTTAAACAAACTATTAGACAAAAAAGAGATTTAGAGCAAGAAAAAGAAGAGAAAGAAGAGCAAAACAAATTAATTATTTCTCGGTTACATAAATTGGCAGAAGATAAACAAAACATTTCCAGTCAACTATTAGAAATGAGTGGAGTTAAAAATTTAGAAACTTTACGAAATAAGTTATTACAAGATGCTAAACATTATCGGATTCAATTAGGTAATCATCGTCAAAAAATTAAGCAAATAGTCTCCCGTCAAGGTTATTTAATTTATCTTGTAGGGGCGATCGCCCAGTTCCATATTATAGTAGATAAACTGAGAGAAAAAGGACAACTTCCCAGCGGTATAAAAAAAGAATTTGTTAACCATTTACTAGAACAAAATCGCTGTATTTGTGGTACAGAATTAAGAGAAGGAAATCAACCCTACGAAGAAGTAAAACAGTGGATGAATAAAGCAGGGGTTGCCAAAATGGAAGAAGAAGCTATACGTTTGGATGTGCAAGTAAAAACTATTGAATCCTATCCTGAAAATATATATCAAGAAATTGACCAATATCAATACCAAATTGGTGAATATCGAGAAAAACTAAGCCAAATAGAAAATGAAATCGATAAAATAAATGATCAACTTAGAGTATATCCCGACAAAAATATTCAATCTGCTCAAAAAGAATTAGATAATATTGAACAACATATCCGCAAATTAACCCTCAATCAAGGAGAAACAAACCTACAAATAGAAACCATTACTGAAAATATAAAAACCCTTGAAAAAACCATCAAAAAACAAGAAATAAAAGCCGAAAAATATCAACTAACCCAAAAAAGAATAAACGCCACCGAAGAATCAATAAAATGTCTCCAAGAAGTAAAAATAAGACTAGAAAACCAATTTCGTCTCGCCCTCGAAAAAAGACTACAAGAAATATTTAGCACAATTTCCTTCACCCCCTATCAACCACAACTCAACGAAAACTATGAATTAAACCTCATTGAAAACACCTCTGGAATCCCCCTCGACGTTGCCGCCTCCACAGGAGAAAATCAAATTCTTAGCCTTTCCTTTATCGGTGCTATCATCGACATGGTAAAACAATGGTCAACAGAAGATAGTATTGTCAAACCCTCCGCCCATCAATTCCCCATCATCATGGATTCCCCCTTCGGCAGTCTCGACGAAATTTACCGCACCCAAGTAGCCAAAGCCATTCCTCAATTAGCTAATCAACTGGTAGTGTTAGTTACCAAAACCCAATGGAGGATGGAAGTAGAAAAAGAAATGGATAACTATATTCATCGTCAATATGTCTTAGTTTATCGCTCACCAAAACAAGACTGTCAAGAAGACTATATCACTTTGTATGGAAAGCAATATCCCCTCGTCAAAAAAAGTGATAACCAGTTTGAATATACTGAAATAATAGAAGTATCACAACCCGTGACAATCCCAGAGAAATTCTGGTAA
- a CDS encoding hypothetical protein (similar to Uncharacterized conserved protein) — MDNNDWLKQLLMIGVGTTSLAAEKIKEVSDQWVKDGKINPDQAKGIVDDMMQQMQSESGNFQAQMERQLRNMLQDLGVPRQSEMDELRGRIDRLERQIRDLENKSWR; from the coding sequence ATGGATAATAACGATTGGCTAAAACAATTATTAATGATTGGTGTCGGCACCACTTCTCTGGCTGCAGAAAAAATTAAGGAAGTAAGCGATCAATGGGTCAAGGATGGTAAGATAAACCCAGATCAGGCTAAGGGCATTGTGGATGATATGATGCAACAAATGCAGTCCGAATCTGGTAATTTTCAAGCTCAAATGGAGCGTCAATTGCGTAATATGTTACAAGATTTAGGAGTACCTAGACAGTCTGAAATGGATGAGTTAAGGGGAAGAATTGATCGTCTTGAGCGTCAAATTCGAGATTTAGAAAATAAATCTTGGCGCTAA
- a CDS encoding Cell division inhibitor encodes MSNNNPSYEIKLLYDGECPFCVKEVNFLKKKDNGRGKVAFVDISSPDYSPEANQNIDYATAMGKIHAILADGTIITNVEVFRRVYEILGMGWIYAITKIPVIGWLADQIYGIWAKYRLQLSGRPNLAKVIREKDNAFCSVNK; translated from the coding sequence ATGTCAAATAATAATCCTTCCTACGAAATCAAACTCCTCTACGATGGAGAATGCCCTTTTTGCGTCAAAGAAGTAAACTTTCTCAAGAAAAAAGATAACGGTAGAGGAAAAGTTGCTTTTGTCGATATTTCCTCCCCTGACTATTCCCCCGAAGCAAATCAAAATATTGACTACGCTACCGCCATGGGCAAAATTCACGCCATCCTAGCCGATGGCACCATTATCACCAATGTAGAAGTATTTCGCAGAGTTTATGAAATATTGGGCATGGGGTGGATATACGCCATTACCAAAATACCAGTTATCGGTTGGTTAGCTGATCAAATTTACGGCATTTGGGCAAAATATCGTTTGCAGTTATCTGGGCGCCCTAACCTCGCAAAAGTAATCAGAGAAAAAGATAACGCATTTTGTAGTGTTAACAAATAA
- a CDS encoding FKBP-type peptidyl-prolyl cis-trans isomerase, with product MKPIVISLGIIFVCAGMLIFSVIFNNNPSAVASTTTQEIQAESPTLVADASKLMKTGNMEIDLSNAQTSSTGLISVQTEAGEGESPTRGQKVTVHYTGYLSEEGYTRGKKFDSSKDRNQPFTFTIGVGQVIKGWDEGVANMKIGDKTTLIIPPDLGYGARGAGGVIPPNATLIFDVELLGIN from the coding sequence ATGAAACCGATTGTCATTAGCTTAGGCATTATTTTCGTATGTGCTGGAATGTTAATTTTCTCCGTGATTTTTAACAATAACCCCAGTGCAGTGGCATCAACTACCACCCAAGAAATTCAGGCAGAGTCACCCACTTTGGTGGCCGATGCAAGTAAACTTATGAAAACAGGAAATATGGAAATCGATTTATCTAACGCACAAACTTCTTCTACGGGTTTAATCTCCGTACAAACCGAGGCAGGGGAAGGAGAATCTCCCACTAGGGGGCAAAAAGTAACCGTCCATTACACTGGTTATCTATCAGAGGAAGGATACACAAGAGGCAAAAAATTTGATAGCTCAAAAGATAGAAACCAACCTTTTACCTTTACCATAGGAGTAGGGCAAGTAATTAAAGGATGGGATGAAGGAGTTGCTAATATGAAAATTGGTGACAAAACTACTCTCATTATTCCCCCAGATTTAGGTTATGGTGCTAGGGGCGCTGGTGGTGTCATTCCCCCTAATGCTACTCTTATTTTTGATGTGGAATTATTAGGAATTAATTAA
- a CDS encoding Signal transduction histidine kinase CheA, which produces MDGGNNDKIVGYFIEEAKEHLETIEKGILDLSSVIEDEESVNELFRAAHSIKGGAAMLGFTSIQTTAHRLEDAFKVIKDQTIEPDQTLESLFLKAYDILQDLLERLQGPFGLKEEEGEGILQAAEPHFTELQNYLLQLVDGDIPKAPKVTSESVRASSPSLIAVPKDDVVAEVRQLLQRMLVIFKQDSTPENRQQLEGICDKLIQLAPDENGWKNLLKSAQKAVANPKHSYRLLAPVVIKEIKLAGDCLEVGKGSEIAPSQGLEQLAQSKMPQILLTLDPETAADTLSQVFNREQISRLVNLLQTTT; this is translated from the coding sequence ATGGATGGTGGTAACAACGACAAAATTGTAGGCTACTTCATTGAAGAAGCTAAAGAGCATTTAGAAACCATTGAAAAAGGGATTTTAGACTTATCCTCTGTTATCGAAGATGAGGAAAGTGTTAACGAATTATTTAGGGCAGCCCACTCCATCAAAGGAGGCGCTGCTATGCTAGGTTTTACCAGCATTCAAACCACAGCACACCGTCTTGAGGATGCTTTTAAGGTAATAAAAGATCAGACCATCGAACCTGATCAAACCCTAGAAAGTCTTTTCCTTAAAGCCTACGACATTTTACAAGATTTATTGGAACGTTTACAAGGTCCTTTTGGTTTAAAAGAAGAAGAGGGGGAAGGAATACTTCAAGCGGCTGAGCCTCATTTTACGGAATTACAAAACTATTTGTTGCAATTGGTGGATGGAGATATTCCCAAAGCACCAAAAGTTACTTCCGAATCTGTCAGGGCTTCTTCTCCTTCACTAATAGCAGTGCCGAAAGATGATGTGGTGGCAGAAGTTAGACAGTTGTTACAAAGAATGTTGGTTATTTTTAAGCAGGATTCAACCCCTGAGAATCGTCAACAGTTAGAGGGAATTTGTGATAAGTTAATTCAACTTGCCCCCGATGAAAATGGTTGGAAAAACCTGTTGAAGTCTGCTCAAAAAGCCGTTGCGAATCCAAAACATTCCTATCGTTTACTGGCCCCTGTAGTCATTAAGGAAATCAAGTTGGCGGGAGATTGTCTGGAAGTAGGTAAGGGTTCAGAAATTGCTCCTTCTCAAGGTTTAGAGCAGTTAGCACAATCAAAAATGCCTCAAATTTTGTTAACATTAGATCCTGAAACCGCTGCTGATACTCTATCTCAAGTATTTAATAGGGAACAAATTTCCCGTCTGGTTAATTTATTACAAACAACTACCTAG
- a CDS encoding oxidoreductase domain protein — protein MKYQRLENIPSPRQHNNPLRIGVIGVGNMGQHHTRVLSLLKDVELVGIADVNVERGLDIASKYRARFFDNYLEMLPHVDAVCIAAPTRLHHQVGLDCFRAGVHVLMEKPIAASIEEAESLVNAAAEANCILQVGHIERFNPAFQELSKILKTENLLALEAHRMSPYSDRANDVSVVLDLMIHDLDLFLELAGAPVTKLSATGSRAAESQYLDYVTATLNFANGIVATVTASKVTHRKIRRITAHCRKSLTEADFLNNEILIHRQTTANYTTDYGQILYRQDGLIEKVYTSNIEPLHAELEHFASCVRGGNQPSVGGEQALKALRLASYIEQLALDGKVWQDFSVNLEDINGGVVVSPH, from the coding sequence ATGAAATATCAAAGACTAGAAAATATTCCTAGCCCTCGCCAACATAACAATCCCTTAAGAATTGGCGTAATTGGGGTAGGTAATATGGGGCAACATCATACCCGTGTCTTAAGTCTCCTCAAAGATGTAGAATTAGTCGGCATTGCTGATGTCAACGTAGAAAGAGGTTTAGATATTGCCAGTAAATATCGAGCCCGTTTTTTTGACAACTACCTCGAAATGTTACCCCATGTAGATGCAGTATGTATCGCTGCCCCCACCAGATTACATCACCAAGTAGGTTTAGACTGCTTTAGGGCAGGAGTTCATGTATTGATGGAAAAACCCATCGCTGCTAGTATCGAAGAAGCAGAATCCCTTGTTAATGCCGCCGCTGAAGCTAACTGTATCCTCCAAGTAGGACACATTGAACGTTTTAATCCCGCTTTTCAGGAATTGAGTAAAATTCTTAAAACAGAAAATCTCCTCGCCCTCGAAGCCCACCGCATGAGTCCTTATTCCGATAGGGCAAATGATGTTTCTGTAGTACTTGACTTGATGATTCATGACTTAGATTTATTTCTCGAATTAGCAGGGGCGCCAGTCACCAAATTAAGCGCCACAGGTAGCCGCGCCGCCGAATCCCAATATTTAGACTATGTCACCGCTACCCTAAACTTTGCTAATGGCATTGTTGCCACCGTCACCGCTAGTAAAGTAACCCACCGTAAAATTCGCCGTATCACCGCCCACTGTCGTAAAAGTTTAACGGAGGCTGATTTTCTTAATAATGAAATTTTGATTCATCGTCAAACCACCGCCAACTACACCACCGATTATGGACAAATTCTTTATCGCCAAGATGGTTTAATCGAAAAAGTTTATACTAGCAATATTGAGCCTCTCCATGCCGAATTAGAACATTTTGCCAGTTGTGTTAGGGGGGGTAATCAACCCTCTGTCGGAGGGGAACAAGCCCTAAAGGCGTTGCGTTTAGCTAGTTATATTGAGCAGTTAGCCCTCGATGGCAAAGTTTGGCAAGATTTCTCTGTTAACTTAGAAGATATTAATGGGGGAGTTGTAGTTAGCCCCCACTAA